The Faecalibacterium sp. I3-3-89 sequence AAAAAGTTCATATTTGTTTCACTTCAAGCCCAGATATAGTTTATTCAGCAGCCGCAGCAGCTCGGTGTTCTCTTCTTCCGTCAGCAGGCCGGCGACGTATTCGTCGGTCTGGTGGAGGGCGAGCATGGTATTTTCGTGGAACTGGCGGCCCTTTTCGGTGAGCACCAGCTGCTTGAGGCGGGCGTCCTGCGCGACGCTCTGACGGGCGATGTAGCCCTTGCGCTCCATGAGCTGTAAAATATTGGTGACGGTGGAGCGGGTGATGGAGAACTCCCGCTCGATGTCCCGCTGGA is a genomic window containing:
- a CDS encoding MarR family winged helix-turn-helix transcriptional regulator — its product is MCKEIEPCCTPVAPPWETPQVIPAQLRRVNNLIFRRIGQISRANGVEAVTPMHGWIMEYLYRNSDTPVFQRDIEREFSITRSTVTNILQLMERKGYIARQSVAQDARLKQLVLTEKGRQFHENTMLALHQTDEYVAGLLTEEENTELLRLLNKLYLGLK